A part of Prionailurus viverrinus isolate Anna chromosome E1, UM_Priviv_1.0, whole genome shotgun sequence genomic DNA contains:
- the CHD3 gene encoding chromodomain-helicase-DNA-binding protein 3 isoform X11, translating into MASPLRDEEEEEEEMVVSEEEEEEEEEGDEEEEEVEAADEDYEEDDDEGVLGRGPGHDRGRDRHSPPGCHLFPPPPPPPPLPPPPPPPPPPPDKDDLRLLPSALGVKKRKRGPKKQKENKPGKPRKRKKLDSEEEFGSERDEYREKSESGGSEYGTGPGRKRRRKHREKKEKKTKRRKKGEGDGGQKQVEQKSSATLLLTWGLEDVEHVFSEEDYHTLTNYKAFSQFMRPLIAKKNPKIPMSKMMTILGAKWREFSANNPFKGSAAAVAAAAAAAAAAVAEQVSAAVSSTAPVAPSGPPTLPAPPSADTQPPPIRRAKTKEGKGPGHKRRSKSPRVPDGRKKLRGKKMAPLKIKLGLLGGKRKKGGSYVFQSDEGPEPEAEESDLDSGSVHSASGRPDGPVRTKKLKRGRPGRKKKKAVLGCPAVAGEDEVDGYETDHQDYCEVCQQGGEIILCDTCPRAYHLVCLDPELDRAPEGKWSCPHCEKEGVQWEAKEEEEEYEEEGEEEGEKEEEDDHMEYCRVCKDGGELLCCDACISSYHIHCLNPPLPDIPNGEWLCPRCTCPVLKGRVQKILHWRWGEPPVSVPAPQQADGNPDAPPPRPLQGRSEREFFVKWVGLSYWHCSWAKELQLEIFHLVMYRNYQRKNDMDEPPPLDYGSGEDDGKSDKRKVKDPHYAEMEEKYYRFGIKPEWMTVHRIINHSVDKKGNYHYLVKWRDLPYDQSTWEEDEMNIPEYEEHKQSYWRHRELIMGEDPAQPRKYKKKKKELQGDGPPSSPTNDPTVKYETQPRFITATGGTLHMYQLEGLNWLRFSWAQGTDTILADEMGLGKTIQTIVFLYSLYKEGHTKGPFLVSAPLSTIINWEREFQMWAPKFYVVTYTGDKDSRAIIRENEFSFEDNAIKGGKKAFKMKREAQVKFHVLLTSYELITIDQAALGSIRWACLVVDEAHRLKNNQSKFFRVLNGYKIDHKLLLTGTPLQNNLEELFHLLNFLTPERFNNLEGFLEEFADISKEDQIKKLHDLLGPHMLRRLKADVFKNMPAKTELIVRVELSPMQKKYYKYILTRNFEALNSRGGGNQVSLLNIMMDLKKCCNHPYLFPVAAMESPKLPSGAYEGGALIKASGKLMLLQKMLRKLKEQGHRVLIFSQMTKMLDLLEDFLDYEGYKYERIDGGITGALRQEAIDRFNAPGAQQFCFLLSTRAGGLGINLATADTVIIFDSDWNPHNDIQAFSRAHRIGQANKVMIYRFVTRASVEERITQVAKRKMMLTHLVVRPGLGSKAGSMSKQELDDILKFGTEELFKDENEGENKEEDSSVIHYDNEAIARLLDRNQDATEDTDVQNMNEYLSSFKVAQYVVREEDKIEEIEREIIKQEENVDPDYWEKLLRHHYEQQQEDLARNLGKGKRVRKQVNYNDAAQEDQDNQSEYSVGSEEEDEDFDERPEGRRQSKRQLRNEKDKPLPPLLARVGGNIEVLGFNTRQRKAFLNAVMRWGMPPQDAFTTQWLVRDLRGKTEKEFKAYVSLFMRHLCEPGADGSETFADGVPREGLSRQQVLTRIGVMSLVKKKVQEFEHINGRWSMPELMPDPSADSKRSSRASSPTKTSPTTPEASATNSPCISKPATPAPSEKGDGVRTPLEKDEAENQEEKPERKIEKMETEADAPSPAPSLGERLEPRKIPLEEEVSGIAGEMEPEPGYRGDREKSATESTPGERGEEKPLDGQEHRERPEGETGDLGKRAEDVKGDRELRPGPPRDEPRSNGRREEKAEKPRFMFNIADGGFTELHTLWQNEERAAISSGRLNEIWHRRHDYWLLAGIVLHGYARWQDIQNDAQFAIINEPFKTEANKGNFLEMKNKFLARRFKLLEQALVIEEQLRRAAYLNLSQEPAHPAMALHARFAEAECLAESHQHLSKESLAGNKPANAVLHKGKGRGGPARGRAHNAAMGCSDNSPPRVFQCLPPPPPHPPFLRIPFPFLSLHLCSGLSDSSPDAFSPPPPPPPPSHSFCLLCHFLDLWFFGISDLLLSLSF; encoded by the exons ATGGCTTCCCCTCTGagggacgaggaggaggaggaggaggagatggtggtgtcggaggaggaagaagaggaggaagaagagggcgacgaggaggaggaggaggtggaggcggCCGACGAGGACTACGAGGAGGACGACGACGAGGGAGTGCTCGGGCGCGGGCCGGGCCACGACCGGGGCCGCGACCGCCACAGCCCCCCCGGCTGCCACCTcttcccgccgccgccgccgccgccgccgctgcccccgccgccgccgccgccgcccccgccgccag ATAAGGACGACCTTCGGCTGCTGCCTTCGGCCTTGGGCGTGAAGAAGAGAAAACGAGGACCCAAGAAGCAGAAGGAGAACAAGCCAGGGAAGCCCCGAAAACGCAAGAAGCTC GACAGTGAGGAGGAATTTGGCTCTGAGCGAGATGAGTACCGGGAGAAGTCAGAGAGCGGAGGCAGTGAATATGGAACCGGACCAGGTCGGAAACGGAGACggaagcacagagaaaaaaaggagaagaagacaAAGCGGCGGAAAAAAGGGGAGGGCGACGGGGGGCAAAAG CAGGTAGAACAGAAGTCGTCAGCGACTCTGCTGCTGACCTGGGGCCTGGAGGATGTGGAGCACGTGTTCTCCGAGGAGGATTACCACACGCTCACCAACTACAAAGCCTTCAGCCAGTTCATGAG GCCCCTGATTGCGAAGAAGAATCCTAAGATCCCGATGTCTAAGATGATGACCATCCTTGGGGCCAAGTGGAGAGAGTTCAGTGCCAACAACCCCTTCAAGGGGTCGGCAGCTGccgtggcggcggcggcggcggcggcggccgcagcTGTGGCTGAGCAGGTGTCAGCTGCCGTCTCATCGACCGCCCCCGTAGCACCTTCCggaccccccaccctcccagcacctcctTCTGCTGATACCCAGCCCCCACCCATCCGAAGAGCCAAAACCAAAGAGGGCAAAG GTCCAGGCCATAAAAGGCGGAGTAAGAGCCCCCGAGTGCCCGACGGACGCAAGAAGCTTCGGGGAAAGAAGATGGCGCCACTCAAAATCAAACTAGGGCTGCTGGGTGGCAAGCGGAAGAAGGGAGGCTCG TATGTCTTTCAGAGCGACGAGGGCCCCGAACCCGAGGCTGAGGAGTCAGACCTGGACAGCGGCAGCGTCCACAGCGCCTCGGGCCGGCCTGATGGCCCTGTCCGCACCAAGAAGCTAAAGAGAGGCCGGccggggaggaagaagaagaagg CAGTCCTGGGCTGTCCCGCAGTGGCCGGGGAGGACGAGGTTGACGGCTACGAGACGGACCACCAGGATTACTGTGAGGTGTGCCAGCAGGGCGGGGAAATCATTCTGTGCGACACCTGCCCTCGTGCCTACCACCTCGTCTGCCTTGATCCTGAGCTTGACCGGGCTCCTGAGGGCAAATGGAGCTGCCCCCACTGC GAGAAGGAGGGGGTCCAGTGGGaggccaaggaggaggaggaggagtacgaggaggagggagaggaggaaggggagaaggaggaggaggacgaccaCATGGAGTACTGTCGCGTGTGCAAGGATGGCGGCGAGCTCCTGTGCTGTGACGCTTGCATTTCTTCCTACCACATCCACTGTCTGAACCCGCCCCTGCCTGACATCCCCAACGGTGAATGGCTGTGTCCCCGATGCACA TGCCCCGTGCTGAAAGGCCGCGTGCAGAAGATCCTGCATTGGCGGTGGGGGGAGCCACCCGTGTCAGTGCCGGCGCCCCAACAGGCGGATGGGAACCCGGatgccccacccccccgcccccttcaaGGCCGATCCGAGCGAGAGTTCTTTGTCAAGTGGGTGGGACTGTCCTACTGGCACTGCTCCTGGGCCAAGGAGCTTCAG TTGGAAATCTTCCACTTGGTGATGTACCGGAACTACCAGCGGAAGAACGACATGGACGAGCCCCCGCCGCTGGACTATGGCTCTGGCGAGGACGACGGGAAGAGTGACAAGCGCAAGGTGAAGGACCCACACTACGCGGAGATGGAGGAAAAGTACTATCGCTTTGGTATCAAGCCGGAGTGGATGACCGTCCACCGCATCATCAACCACAG TGTGGATAAAAAGGGGAATTACCACTATCTGGTGAAATGGAGAGACCTGCCCTACGACCAGTCCACGTGGGAGGAAGATGAAATGAACATCCCTGAATACGAGGAGCACAAGCAGAGCTACTGGCGACACCG AGAACTAATCATGGGGGAGGACCCGGCCCAGCCCCGCAAgtacaagaagaagaagaaggagctGCAGGGCGACGGGCCTCCCAGCTCTCCTACGAATGAC CCCACGGTGAAATACGAGACTCAGCCACGGTTTATCACGGCCACGGGAGGCACGCTGCACATGTATCAGCTGGAGGGCTTGAACTGGCTGCGCTTCTCGTGGGCTCAGGGCACCGACACCATCCTGGCTGATGAGATGGGGCTGGGCAAGACCATACAGACCATTGTCTTCCTCTACTCGCTCTATAAGGAG GGCCACACGAAGGGTCCCTTCTTGGTGAGCGCCCCACTCTCCACCATCATTAACTGGGAGCGGGAGTTCCAGATGTGGGCACCCAAGTTCTACGTGGTGACCTACACGGGGGACAAGGACAGCCGGGCCATCATTCGGGAGAACGAGTTTTCCTTCGAAGACAACGCCATCAAAGGTGGCAAGAAAGCTTTTAAGATGAAG AGGGAGGCCCAGGTGAAGTTCCACGTGCTCCTGACATCGTACGAGCTGATCACCATTGATCAGGCAGCACTCGGTTCCATCCGCTGGGCCTGCCTTGTGGTGGATGAAGCCCATCGGCTCAAGAATAACCAGTCCAAG TTTTTCAGGGTCCTCAATGGCTACAAGATAGATCATAAGTTGCTGCTGACAGGGACTCCATTGCAGAATAATCTGGAGGAGCTTTTCCATCTGCTTAACTTCCTCACCCCCGAGAGGTTTAA CAATctggaaggcttcttggaggagttTGCTGACATATCCAAAGAAGACCAGATTAAGAAACTGCATGATTTGCTTGGGCCGCACATGCTGCGGAGGCTCAAGGCCGATGTCTTTAAGAACATGCCAGCCAAGACAGAGCTCATCGTTCGGGTGGAGCTGAGTCCCATGCAGAA GAAATACTACAAGTACATCCTGACTCGGAACTTTGAGGCCTTGAATTCACGAGGTGGTGGGAACCAGGTGTCGCTGCTCAACATCATGATGGACCTTAAGAAGTGCTGCAACCATCCCTACCTCTTTCCTGTGGCTGCTATG GAGTCCCCCAAACTGCCCAGTGGGGCTTATGAGGGTGGGGCACTTATTAAGGCATCTGGGAAGCTTATGCTGCTGCAGAAGATGCTGCGAAAGCTGAAGGAGCAAGGACACCGAGTGCTCATCTTCTCGCAG ATGACCAAGATGTTGGACCTGCTAGAGGACTTCTTAGACTACGAAGGCTACAAGTACGAACGCATCGACGGCGGCATCACTggggccctgaggcaggaggccATCGATCGGTTCAATG ctcctggcGCCCAGCAGTTCTGCTTCCTACTGTCCACCCGGGCCGGGGGCCTGGGCATCAATCTGGCCACTGCCGACACTGTCATCATCTTCGATTCCGACTGGAACCCTCATAACGACATCCAG GCCTTCAGCCGTGCTCACCGGATCGGCCAGGCCAACAAAGTGATGATTTACCGGTTTGTGACTCGAGCGTCCGTGGAGGAGCGCATCACACAGGTGGCCAAGAGGAAGATGATGCTCACCCACCTTGTGGTGCGGCCTGGGCTGGGCTCCAAGGCGGGCTCCATGTCCAAGCAGGAGCTGGACGACATCCTCAAGTTCGGCACCGAGGAGCTGTTCAAGGATGAGAACGAGG GGGAGAACAAGGAGGAGGACAGCAGCGTGATTCACTACGACAATGAGGCCATCGCGCGGCTGTTGGACCGGAACCAGGATGCGACCGAGGACACCGACGTGCAGAACATGAACGAGTATCTGAGCTCCTTCAAGGTGGCGCAGTACGTGGTGCGGGAGGAGGACAAG ATTGAGGAGATCGAACGAGAGATCATCAAGCAGGAGGAGAACGTGGACCCCGACTACTGGGAGAAGCTGCTGAGGCACCACTACGAGCAACAGCAGGAAGACCTGGCCCGGAATCTCGGCAAGGGCAAGCGGGTTCGCAAGCAGGTCAACTACAACGACGCCGCTCAGGAGGACCAAG ACAACCAGTCCGAATACTCCGTGGGATcggaggaggaagatgaagacTTTGATGAGCGTCCAGAAG ggcgTCGACAGTCCAAGAGGCAGCTCCGGAACGAAAAGGACAAGCCGCTGCCTCCCCTGCTGGCCCGAGTTGGGGGCAACATCGAG GTGCTGGGATTCAACACCCGGCAGCGGAAGGCCTTCCTCAACGCCGTGATGCGCTGGGGGATGCCACCACAGGACGCCTTCACCACGCAGTGGCTGGTGCGGGACCTCAGGGGCAAGACCGAGAAGGAGTTCAA GGCCTATGTGTCTCTGTTCATGCGCCATCTGTGTGAGCCCGGGGCAGACGGTTCTGAAACCTTTGCTGACGGGGTCCCTCGGGAGGGCCTGAGTCGCCAGCAAGTGTTGACCCGAATTGGAGTCATGTCTCTCGTCAAGAAGAAG GTGCAGGAGTTTGAGCACATCAACGGGCGCTGGTCGATGCCCGAGCTGATGCCCGACCCCAGTGCTGACTCTAAGCGCTCCTCCAGGGCCTCCTCTCCTACCAAAACGTCTCCCACCACCCCGGAGGCTTCTGCCACAAACAGCCCTTGCATTTCCAAACCTG CTACTCCGGCTCCAAGTGAGAAGGGAGATGGCGTCAGGACACCTCTTGAAAAGGATGAAGCGGAAAACCAGGAGGAGAAGCCCGAGAGGAAGATCGAGAAGATGGAAACAGAG GCCGACGCCCCTAGCCCAGCCCCGTCGCTTGGGGAGCGGCTGGAGCCAAGGAAGATTCCTCTAGAGGAAGAGGTGTCTGGAATAGCAGGAGAAATGGAGCCTGAACCTGGGTAccggggggacagagagaagtcAG ccACAGAGTCAACGccaggagagaggggggaggagaagccATTGGATGGACAGGAACACAGGGAGAGGCCGGAGGGGGAGACAGGGGATTTGGGCAAGAGAG CAGAGGATGTGAAGGGGGACCGGGAGCTTCGACCGGGGCCTCCTCGGGACGAGCCACGGTCCAACGGGCGGCGCGAGGAGAAGGCGGAGAAGCCTCGGTTCATGTTCAACATCGCAGACGGCGGCTTCACAG AGCTTCACACGCTGTGGCAGAATGAGGAACGGGCAGCTATTTCCTCGGGGAGACTCAACGAGATCTGGCACCGAAGACACGACTACTGGCTGCTGGCTGGGATTGTCCT CCATGGCTACGCTCGGTGGCAGGACATCCAGAATGATGCTCAGTTTGCCATTATCAATGAGCCGTTTAAAACCGAAGCCAATAAGGGAAACTTCCTGGAGATGAAAAATAAGTTCCTGGCCCGGAGGTTCAAG CTCCTGGAGCAGGCGCTGGTGATCGAGGAGCAGCTTCGGCGGGCGGCCTACCTGAACCTATCGCAGGAGCCGGCGCACCCCGCCATGGCCCTCCACGCCCGCTTCGCCGAGGCCGAGTGCCTGGCCGAGAGCCACCAGCACCTCTCCAAGGAGTCGCTGGCGGGGAACAAGCCGGCCAACGCCGTCCTGCACAAGGGTAAGGGCCGCGGCGGCCCCGCGCGGGGGAGGGCCCACAACGCTGC TATGGGATGTTCTGACAACTCCCCGCCCCGTGTCTTCCAATgtctgccccccccgcccccccatccccctTTTCTCCGTATCCcgtttcctttcctctctctccatctgtgttCTGGTCTCTCTGATTCTTCACCTGAtgccttttctcccccccccccccccccccccccgagtcaCTCTTTCTGTCTACTCTGTCATTTTCTTGACCTCTGGTTCTTTGGTATTTCtgacctcctcctctctctgtctttctga